A genomic region of Balaenoptera acutorostrata chromosome 4, mBalAcu1.1, whole genome shotgun sequence contains the following coding sequences:
- the LOC103012647 gene encoding proline-rich protein 13-like: MWNPNAGQPGPYPHPPNVRYPGGCNPTHPPPATPTFPPDPFPTPPGAPQGNPAFPPGGPCHPVPQPGYPGCQPSGPYPPPYPPPAPGICPVNTLAPGMVGPGMVIDKMQKKMKKAHKKKQKHHKHGKHSSSSSCSSSSDSD; this comes from the coding sequence ATGTGGAATCCCAATGCCGGGCAGCCAGGGCCATATCCACACCCCCCTAACGTCAGGTACCCTGGAGGTTGCAATCCTACCCATCCACCACCTGCCACCCCTACCTTTCCTCCAGACCCCTTTCCCACTCCCCCAGGAGCACCCCAGGGGAATCCAGCCTTTCCCCCTGGTGGGCCCTGTCATCCTGTGCCACAACCAGGGTATCCAGGATGCCAACCCTCAGGTCCCTACCCCCCTCCATACCCACCACCTGCCCCTGGCATATGTCCTGTGAATACATTGGCTCCTGGCATGGTAGGACCAGGAATGGTGATTGACAAgatgcaaaagaaaatgaaaaaagctcataaaaagaagcagaaacaCCACAAACATGGCAagcattcctcctcctcctcctgctcttccAGCAGTGACTCTGACTGA